A window of Mangifera indica cultivar Alphonso unplaced genomic scaffold, CATAS_Mindica_2.1 Un_0085, whole genome shotgun sequence contains these coding sequences:
- the LOC123207530 gene encoding transcription initiation factor TFIID subunit 13-like, which translates to MSNSAAGQSSKSKAGSSQPNETTSFKRKRGVFQKDLQHMMYGFGDDPNPLPETVALVEDIVVEYVTDLAHKAQDIGSKRGKLSVEDFLYLIRKDLPKLNRCKELLSMQEELKQARKAFEVDEEKLASVE; encoded by the exons ATGAGCAACTCTGCTGCTGGGCAATCCTCAAAATCAAAAGCAGGATCCTCGCAGCCTAATGAAACAACTTCATTCAAGCGCAAGCGTGGAGTCTTTCAAAAAGATT TGCAGCACATGATGTATGGTTTTGGTGATGATCCTAAC CCACTTCCAGAAACTGTGGCACTTGTGGAGGACATAGTTGTGGAATATGTCACAGATTTG GCACATAAAGCGCAGGATATTGGATCAAAGAGGGGAAAGTTATCAGTTGAGGATTTTCTGTATTTAATCAGAAAG GATTTGCCGAAACTTAACCGCTGTAAAGAATTGCTGTCAATGCAAGAGGAGCTCAAACAAGCAAGGAAAGCTTTTGAGGTTGATGAAGAGAAGTTGGCGTCAGTAGAGTGA